In Xiphophorus maculatus strain JP 163 A chromosome 2, X_maculatus-5.0-male, whole genome shotgun sequence, one genomic interval encodes:
- the klhl36 gene encoding kelch-like protein 36 isoform X3 — MVLIGPLPSVQLVGVSSVGLEAVLDFLYSGQLQLDGQNVHDVLEAAHLLQNVLVLVLQLWRAVDFCCQYLEQQVSEENYLDLQQLARFYSLERLDSFIDRWVLARFSRLRLTPDFLQNLPLHKLTYYLSSSQIQYDSEQNLLQAALQWLGQNTDRTPQAKQLLTHIRFPLMPAGDLVGWVLPAIRAQLPDGTGCQQLMEEALRYQARPSAQPLLQTDRTALRGGVERLLLIGGEVGEPGQDLSGSMWRLDGESGRWELQAQLPAPRSHHCLAVLGGFIYAAGGSASRDNDEDAACDRLHRYDPRLEQWTEFAPMNQRRVDFYLAAVGESLVAVGGRNAGGALASVEFYRPAEDRWAYGPPLPRPTYGHAGAVHQGAIYISGGHDFQIGPYRRDLLSLDLARPGEAWRNRPPMSVARGWHRMASLRHLVYAIGGSDDHADTAERFDILEAEFFDPRSDQWTRAAPLLRPGSEAGLAVWAGRIYVLGGYSWESAAFSRVTQVFDPDAGFWSQGPDLPMHTAGAAACVCIVRAEPPRPEQEKKEPG; from the exons TTCCTGTACAGCggacagctgcagctggacgGACAAAACGTCCATGACGTGCTGGAGGCCGCGCACCTTCTGCAG aatgttctggttctggttctgcagctgtGGCGTGCCGTGGATTTCTGCTGCCAGTACCTGGAGCAGCAGGTGAGCGAGGAGAACTACCTGGACCTGCAGCAGCTGGCCCGGTTCTACAGCCTGGAGCGGCTGGACAGCTTCATCGACCGCTGGGTTCTGGCCCGGTTCTCCAGGCTCCGCCTCACTCCAGACTTCCTCCAGAACCTTCCGCTGCACAAGCTGACCTATTATCTGTCCAGCAGCCAG ATCCAGTACGACAGCGAGCAGAACCTCTTGCAGGCCGCTCTGCAGTGGCTGGGCCAGAACACGGACCGGACTCCCCAAGCCAAGCAGCTGCTGACCCACATCCGGTTCCCTCTTATGCCGGCCGGAGACCTGGTGGGCTGGGTTCTTCCGGCAATCCGGGCCCAGCTGCCCGACGGAACTGGCTGCCAGCAGCTGATGGAGGAGGCTCTGAGGTACCAGGCCCGGCCCAGCGCCCAGCCGCTGCTGCAGACGGACCGAACCGCGCTGCGGGGCGGGGTGGAGCGGCTGCTGCTTATTGGTGGAGAG GTGGGCGAGCCGGGCCAGGACCTGAGCGGCAGCATGTGGCGGCTGGACGGCGAGTCGGGCCGCTGGGAGCTGCAGGCGCAGCTGCCTGCGCCGCGCAGCCACCACTGCCTGGCGGTTCTCGGGGGCTTCATCTACGCCGCGGGCGGCAGCGCCTCCAGGGACAACGACGAAGACGCCGCCTGCGACCGGCTGCACCGCTACGACCCGCGCCTTGAACAGTGGACCGAG TTTGCGCCGATGAACCAGCGACGGGTCGACTTCTACCTGGCAGCCGTTGGCGAGTCGCTGGTCGCCGTGGGGGGCAGGAACGCCGGCGGGGCGCTGGCGTCCGTCGAGTTCTACCGCCCTGCCGAGGACCGCTGGGCCTATGGGCCGCCGCTGCCCAG GCCCACCTATGGCCATGCCGGCGCcgtccaccagggggcgatcTACATCTCTGGGGGTCACGACTTCCAGATTGGGCCGTACCGGCGGGACTTGCTGAGCCTAGACCTGGCCCGGCCCGGCGAGGCCTGGCGGAACCGCCCGCCCATGTCCGTGGCCCGCGGCTGGCACCGCATGGCATCACTGCGCCACCTCGTCTACGCCATCGGGGGCAGTGACGACCACGCCGACACCGCCGAGCGCTTCGACATCCTGGAGGCCGAGTTCTTCGACCCGCGGTCGGATCAGTGGACCCGAGCGGCGCCGCTACTGCGGCCCGGCAGCGAGGCGGGCCTGGCGGTCTGGGCCGGCAGGATCTACGTGCTGGGCGGCTACAGCTGGGAGAGCGCCGCCTTCTCCCGGGTCACGCAGGTGTTCGACCCGGATGCCGGATTCTGGTCCCAAGGGCCCGACTTGCCCATGCACACCGCCGGCGCCGCCGCCTGCGTGTGCATTGTCAGGGCGGAACCGCCGCGTCCGGAACAAGAGAAGAAGGAGCCGGGCTGA